ATAGGAGCATTAGCACTTATAGACTATGATGAAAATAAAATAGTAGAACAAATAGTAAGAGTATCTAATAAACTAAGTGAAGTAAAAGGATTTGGAAACTGGGCATTAGGAAAAAATAATAGAAATATGCTTAGTGCATCAATAGTAGCAGCGTCATATGCACAATATTTAAATGAAGACAGTAATGTAGATTCAATAAGTAGTAATATATTTTTAGAAATAATAATAGCTATAGAAATCGCAATGATGGTAGCTATTATAGCATCAACAACTGCTGCTGCCTCAAATTAGAATTAGTATATATCCTGAGATAGTATTTGTCTTAGGATTTTTTACGTTTAAGGGCGAAGTCGTTGGTGCTACGAGTGAACCGAATTTTTAATTGACTACTAAGATAAATCTACGGGTAAAAACTTTAATATAGCAGAATACATTAAACTAAAGGTAAGAAGGTGATTTTAGATGGGAATGACTTTTATAATAGCAGAAAGTATAGATGATGGTATAAAAGGAAATGCATATGAAATAGACGGAATAGGTGAATATATTAACCTCTATGATGATATGTGTGATTTAATTTATAAAAATAGACATATTTTTGGTGATGATGTAGATGTTTTTAATAGATTAGACCCTTATGGTCATGTGGTGATTAAACTTGATGAGATTGAATCATTTATAATTGCATCAAAAGCATTAATTAAAGAAGATATTTTGGAGTATTTAGATTCTATAGATGAGTTTAAAAATTGTGATGTTGAAAAAGAAGAGTTTATAAGATTTGCTAATTTCATGATAAAAATGTGCATATTTGCATTAGCTAACAATAAAAAAATTTTTAGTATAGGAGATTAAATAAAACTACACATTTAACTTAGTGTATATTTTCTATATTAATTATATATTTATTAATTTAGAATTATACTTTTGATATTACATAAATTTATAGGGGGGCTGATATGATGTATTTATTATTAAGTGCTGATGGAGATATTGGATTATATAAAGTTGATAAAATAATATTAGATAAATTTGATACTATTCTTGCTGATTTCTTTAAATGGAAAAAGACCAATTGCTATGATGAAACTTTATTCGTGAAGTTTATTAAAAGTATATATGGTGATGAATCTATTTCTTTAAAAAAAATAGTTGGATGCTATCCAGATGTAGAAGAAGAGTATAAAAATATAAAATGGTTTAATTTTTAAGTTTTGTATATGGATATATTGAAGGCAATCAAGTAGAGGAAATAATTGTACTTGATATTACTAATACAAATAAGGTTGTTATATTAAACATAGCGGTTAATAAGTGTATGCAATTTAAAGGTATTGGTAGTAAGCTTATAGACTATTCTATTGAAAGTTTAAATCCTAAAATGCTAATTGCTGAAACTGATGATGATGCAGTTGATTTTTATAAAAAATATGGCTTTAAAATAAAAAGCCTAGGTGAAAAATATGGAAATTGTAATAGGTATGAGTGTAAATATATTTGTTAAAAAATCATACGTTTTAATGGATACTTTGAAAATATGCTTCTGCTACAATTAAAGTAAGATTATATAATAATTTCAATTATATAAAGAGAGGGATATATTATGATAAAAGCTATAAAAGGTAATGAGTATTTAATTAAGCCTATAACTTCTTCTAACCGCTATGAAGTCAAATATTTATATGATTTATGTTCTGATTATCATATTATGTGCAGTGGAAAATATGCAACTTATGAGGATGTAGACAGTATTTTTAAATATAGTGATAGAAAAACATTAGAGGACTCATTAACACTAGGAGTATATGATAAGTGCAATTTATTAATTGGGATGGTAGATATATTTAAAAATTATCCTCAGAAGGGAACTTGGATGATAGGTTTACTTTTACTTTCACCAAATGAAAGAAATAAAAAATTAGGGAAAATAATTCATGAAGAAATAAAGAAATATGCTTTAACTCAAGGAGCTGATACATTCCGAATAGGAGTATTAGAGCAAAATATTAAAGGTCTAAAATTTTGGAAATCACTAGGATATCAGCACGTAAAATCAACGACTATTAATATGGGAGATAAAAAGAGTAATTTAAATATATTGAAATTAATTCTTAAATAATTTTTATTTTTCCAAAATATAAATTTCCATATAGAGACACTGAAATACGTGTAAAAATCGGTCACTTAAATTTGAATCCATTGATATGACCGCTTTACACGTATATTTTATTAAAAATACTTGATGGCTTTAGTTAATCAAATATTTTATTGATAAATCATCTAACTCAATTTTTAATTTTATAAGATTTAATTTAGCCGCTATAGGTGAAAAAATTTCTATTGTTTCTTTTGCCTTTTCATTATAAACATTTGGACTCATATGCTTTATAGTTCTCATATTGTGGAGTCTAGATGCAAGTTCAATAACAAATACTCTACCATCTATGTCACAGTATTCTTCAATTACTTTTCTTAAGTCGGCTGATTTAAAATTAGTTACATCATTTAGTAATATAGAAATTTCCCTTGAGAATTTAGACTCAACAATTTCTATTGGAATAGGAGTATTTTTTGTTATAACATCATAAAGTAATCCAACTATCACAGATTCTTTATCAACATCTATTTGAGATAATATTAAAGCTATATTTAGAGGATGTATTACGTAAGGTTCACCTGATCTACGATATTGGTCTTTATGTGCTTCACAAGACAATAAATAAGCCCTTTCTATTTCCTCTAAATCTGAACAGTTATATTTACATTTCAGATTTAAAATTAATTGATTGTATAATTCTTCTACACTTGCAAACTCAACAGATGGTTCTATAAATATACCTTGATTATTTTCATTTTTCATAATTAAAACCTCTCTATTCTCATTTTTTATATTTTCTAATATTTTTATTGCATAGATTAAGTGTTGAGTTGGAGTAAAGCCAAATTTCTTTTTAAATGCTTTTGAAAAACCGCTATGAGTTTCATATTGATAATCATATGATACATCTACTATTTTTCGCCCATAAAATATTTCCTTTGAAGCAACTAATAGCCTTCTTTCTTGAACATAATCCATAACAGATATGTTCATTTTAGATTTGAAAATTCTTGAAAAATGATACTCAGAATATCCTACATGATTAGATATAATCTTTAATGATAAATTATTTTTCAAATTCTTTTCTATAAATTCAATACTTTTTAAGATAGCTACCTTATACTTCATAGACTTCTACTCCCTTAACATTTTTATTAATATAATTATATTTCATCTAAGTTAAAATTGGATGTTCCACGATTGCTATGTTTAAATTATTCTTATGTGGCTGTTTTTGCATCTATCTCGGTGTGTAACCAAATAGTGCTTGAAAAAAAGTAGATTAACTTTAAGGAGAGGAGCATATGTTCTTTGAAGGGTTATATACTTTTATAGAAGTTGATCAAATCTATGGAATGGATGATTCTTCTTTAAGAAAATAAGTAGCAAGAAATAAATTTTCTAATGGATTATGTAACAGTATTTCAAACATCTTTAATATAAGAAATAGAGGCATTAAGTTTAGTAAGGATCTTTCTGTTCTTAGAAATACTAAGATGACTGCATATATAATTTGAAAATCTAGTCTTATATAGATTATGACTAACAAAAATATTTTTTATTCTTGAACACAAAACAGGGTAATAATTTTAGATTATTACCCTGCTAGTTTACAATATATTAATATAGCTCATTATTTTCTAGATTATTTTCTATAATATTATTTCTAAAGCATGTATCTACGATAGAACCCAAAAAACCTAAAATTAAACCAGATCCAGCACCACTAATATTTAAACTAATTCTTAAAAAAATAGTTATAAAAATTGCTAATAGGAAACCTGCAAAGCTTAAAATACGTCTAGTTAAATTACTTAAACTACTTAAATCCCTTTGTATTGGTTTAAATATGCCCCATATCCTAGTATTTAAAATATACAATAAAAGGCTAGATATTACCGATGATAAAAGTGTAGTTATCACCATTGTTCCCATTTATTTACCCCTTTCTACGTGAAGTTAATGCTTGATAATAATTATTAATCAAATTATAGCATAACCTATAGTTTATAGGGGTATTCAAATCTAAAAAATTAAAGAACTATATTATCTGTTTAGAACCGTACATTCAAAGCTTTAGAGAAAGCAATTTGGTGCGTTACTACCTCATTTGACTTTTTAGATTATCAGTTATCCATTTAATAAAATTAAATGTGGCGAATCTTTTTAATTATCAGCATGTCGCACAAATCCTAAATTAACTACTAGTTGTATTAAATCTAGTTCCATTGATATTTTTCTCCTTCTAACTACTTTTGCTTCAACAGCAGTTTTTAAATCATCTCAACGTGAAGCAAATATATTTTTATAATTATCTAAATAAAAGGAGGATACTTAATGCCAATTACAGTTTCAATGTACGAAATATTCTAGTGATAAATCTCTTGGAAGGAGTTAATAGTTAATTAAAATTTATTAAATAAAAAAGATAAATCTACCTAATTAATTTGAAAAAATACAGGTTTACATTTTTATCTAAAACATCTATTTTATATGTGCAACAACAAAAAAATATTAAATAGATAAGAAAAAATAAAAGGAATGATAATATGCAAAGATTAAATGCAATGGTATTAAGAACACAAGAGTATTTAAATAATACGTATACAGGTAATCCATACTGGATTAGACTAGATGAAAATGGTAAAACCGGTTGGTCTACGATAAGAGGTCTCATAAGAGCATTACAAATAGAGGTAGGAATACCAACACCTAATGGAACTTTCAGACCAGCAACTGAAGAAAAATGTCCAACATTAAAGAAAGACTTTAACCCTACTGAAAAGATTAAGAGATTAGTTTATATACTCCAAGGTGCAATGTGGTGTAAAGGCTTTTCTCCAGGAGGGCTAACAGGAACATTTGGAGATGGAACGGAGGCTGGTGTAAAGAGATTTCAAACTTCACCAGGCTTAGCGGGAACCGAAGTTAATGGCATCACAAGTCCTATGATATTTAAGGCTTTACTAAGCAGGGATTGCAAAAGGCTTACAAATATTATCTGGGTTATCAATTCCGATGTCTGTTTCATCTACATCTGAGGATACAGAAATAGATAAAAAAGAAAAGAATAATAAACAAAATAATACATCAGAATGCATATGCATCCGGATGTATTATTCTATTTATTTTGAATTTAATAGATTAATGACCCTATTTTTCTCTGAAGAATCTACAAAAATAGAACAAGGTATAACAGCATATTGCTCGATATTTGGACCTAGTGCCATTATAACATCTTTTTCTACTACAACCCTTGAAATGTCTGTATAGTGTGTTTTGACAGTAACATTAGTATATGAATATATAACATGATCTTCCTCAAATTTAACAATTTGCTCCTCTAGT
Above is a genomic segment from Romboutsia lituseburensis containing:
- a CDS encoding GNAT family N-acetyltransferase, whose protein sequence is MIKAIKGNEYLIKPITSSNRYEVKYLYDLCSDYHIMCSGKYATYEDVDSIFKYSDRKTLEDSLTLGVYDKCNLLIGMVDIFKNYPQKGTWMIGLLLLSPNERNKKLGKIIHEEIKKYALTQGADTFRIGVLEQNIKGLKFWKSLGYQHVKSTTINMGDKKSNLNILKLILK
- a CDS encoding peptidoglycan-binding domain-containing protein, translating into MQRLNAMVLRTQEYLNNTYTGNPYWIRLDENGKTGWSTIRGLIRALQIEVGIPTPNGTFRPATEEKCPTLKKDFNPTEKIKRLVYILQGAMWCKGFSPGGLTGTFGDGTEAGVKRFQTSPGLAGTEVNGITSPMIFKALLSRDCKRLTNIIWVINSDVCFIYI
- a CDS encoding GNAT family N-acetyltransferase — protein: MEGNQVEEIIVLDITNTNKVVILNIAVNKCMQFKGIGSKLIDYSIESLNPKMLIAETDDDAVDFYKKYGFKIKSLGEKYGNCNRYECKYIC
- a CDS encoding HD domain-containing protein — encoded protein: MKYKVAILKSIEFIEKNLKNNLSLKIISNHVGYSEYHFSRIFKSKMNISVMDYVQERRLLVASKEIFYGRKIVDVSYDYQYETHSGFSKAFKKKFGFTPTQHLIYAIKILENIKNENREVLIMKNENNQGIFIEPSVEFASVEELYNQLILNLKCKYNCSDLEEIERAYLLSCEAHKDQYRRSGEPYVIHPLNIALILSQIDVDKESVIVGLLYDVITKNTPIPIEIVESKFSREISILLNDVTNFKSADLRKVIEEYCDIDGRVFVIELASRLHNMRTIKHMSPNVYNEKAKETIEIFSPIAAKLNLIKLKIELDDLSIKYLIN